Proteins encoded in a region of the Mucilaginibacter sabulilitoris genome:
- the purL gene encoding phosphoribosylformylglycinamidine synthase subunit PurL, whose amino-acid sequence MEHQELTTVETAKDLGLLPEEFERIKEILGRVPNFTELSIFAVMWSEHCSYKNSITWLKTLPKDSPRMLAKAGEENAGLVDLGDGIGCAFKIESHNHPSALEPYQGAATGVGGINRDIFTMGARPIAQLNSLRFGDLTLDKTKWLVKGVVKGISHYGNAFGIPTVGGELFFDDCYNVNPLVNAMSAGIVKAGETVSATSYGVGNPVYIVGSATGKDGIHGAAFASKDITADSVNDLPAVQVGDPFQEKLLLEATLEVIKTGAVVGMQDMGAAGIICSNSEMSAKGEHGMRIDLDKVPTRQDHMKPYEILLSESQERMLIVVHKGREKEVEAVFDKWDLNCAIIGEVTDTQRLEYYMHGEKVADVPADDLVLGGGAPVYQREYREPAYFAENQKFNIDDVKEPENLVEVAEHLAAHPNLASKRWVTDQYDSMVGVQTMTANLACDAAVVAVKDTDKAIVLTTDCNSRYVYADPYKGTAIAVAEAARNITCAGGDPVAITNCLNFGNPYIPEVYWQFVSAIKGMGDACRKFETPVTGGNVSFYNQSADGGSVFPTPTIGMLGVMDDVNNIMTADFKQPGDLIYLIGESVNDIASSQYLASWHKILKAPAPYFDIDKEYGVQQTIKELIKHRVIESAHDVADGGLYIALLESSMPNGLGFDIETDDAIRKDAFLFGEAQSRVVVTVAPEEQERFVEFMATSNVEFSLLGTVNNGFLNVDEEPFGHVTDLKMVHSNVLHTILGE is encoded by the coding sequence TTGGAGCACCAGGAATTAACCACCGTTGAAACCGCCAAAGATTTAGGCTTATTACCCGAAGAATTTGAACGTATTAAAGAGATATTAGGGCGAGTTCCCAATTTTACCGAGCTTTCTATTTTCGCGGTAATGTGGAGCGAGCACTGTTCGTACAAAAACTCTATTACATGGCTAAAAACTTTGCCTAAAGATAGTCCGCGTATGCTGGCTAAGGCAGGTGAAGAAAATGCCGGCCTTGTTGATCTGGGCGATGGCATTGGCTGTGCTTTCAAGATTGAATCACATAATCACCCATCGGCGCTTGAACCTTACCAGGGCGCGGCCACAGGGGTGGGCGGTATCAACCGCGATATATTTACCATGGGCGCAAGACCCATCGCGCAGCTAAACTCACTGCGTTTTGGCGATCTTACCTTAGATAAAACTAAATGGCTTGTTAAAGGTGTGGTTAAAGGTATCAGCCATTACGGTAATGCCTTTGGTATCCCAACCGTAGGCGGCGAACTGTTTTTTGACGATTGTTATAATGTAAACCCACTGGTTAACGCCATGTCGGCAGGTATTGTTAAAGCGGGCGAAACCGTTTCGGCAACATCGTACGGTGTGGGTAACCCGGTATATATAGTAGGTTCTGCAACCGGTAAGGATGGTATCCACGGCGCGGCATTTGCATCAAAAGATATCACTGCCGATTCTGTAAACGATTTGCCGGCCGTACAGGTGGGTGATCCGTTCCAGGAAAAATTGTTGTTAGAGGCTACCTTAGAAGTTATTAAAACAGGTGCCGTAGTAGGTATGCAGGATATGGGCGCTGCCGGTATCATTTGCTCCAACTCCGAAATGAGTGCCAAAGGCGAGCACGGTATGCGCATCGACTTAGATAAAGTGCCCACCCGCCAGGATCATATGAAGCCTTACGAAATTTTGTTATCCGAATCTCAGGAGCGTATGCTTATTGTGGTTCACAAGGGTCGCGAAAAAGAAGTAGAAGCTGTTTTTGATAAATGGGATCTGAACTGCGCTATTATTGGTGAAGTAACCGATACCCAGCGTTTAGAATATTACATGCATGGCGAAAAAGTAGCCGATGTGCCTGCCGACGACCTTGTATTAGGTGGTGGCGCACCGGTTTATCAGCGTGAATACCGCGAGCCTGCTTACTTTGCCGAAAATCAGAAATTTAACATTGATGATGTTAAAGAACCTGAAAACCTGGTTGAAGTTGCCGAGCACCTGGCAGCACACCCCAACCTGGCTTCAAAACGTTGGGTAACCGACCAGTATGATAGCATGGTAGGTGTACAAACCATGACCGCAAACCTTGCTTGCGACGCTGCCGTGGTTGCCGTTAAAGATACCGACAAGGCTATCGTGCTAACTACCGACTGTAACTCACGCTATGTATATGCCGATCCTTATAAAGGTACAGCCATAGCCGTTGCCGAAGCAGCACGTAACATTACCTGTGCCGGCGGCGATCCTGTTGCCATTACCAATTGCTTAAACTTTGGTAACCCTTACATTCCTGAAGTTTACTGGCAGTTTGTAAGCGCTATTAAAGGTATGGGTGATGCCTGCCGTAAGTTTGAAACCCCTGTTACCGGTGGTAACGTGAGTTTCTACAATCAATCTGCCGATGGCGGTTCAGTTTTCCCTACACCAACTATTGGTATGCTGGGTGTTATGGATGACGTAAACAACATCATGACTGCCGATTTTAAACAACCTGGCGACCTGATTTACCTGATAGGCGAATCGGTTAATGATATTGCTTCGTCACAGTACCTGGCATCATGGCATAAAATTTTAAAGGCGCCTGCACCTTATTTTGATATAGATAAGGAGTATGGAGTGCAGCAGACTATAAAAGAACTGATTAAGCACCGTGTTATTGAGTCGGCACATGATGTGGCCGATGGTGGTTTGTATATCGCCTTACTGGAATCGTCAATGCCAAATGGTTTAGGTTTTGATATTGAAACCGATGATGCTATCCGTAAAGATGCCTTCCTTTTCGGTGAGGCCCAAAGTAGGGTGGTAGTAACCGTTGCCCCCGAAGAGCAGGAACGCTTTGTTGAGTTTATGGCTACCAGCAATGTTGAATTTAGCTTGCTGGGTACCGTTAACAATGGCTTCCTGAATGTTGACGAAGAACCGTTTGGTCATGTTACCGACCTTAAAATGGTTCACAGTAATGTGTTACATACAATTTTAGGCGAATAA
- the gloA2 gene encoding SMU1112c/YaeR family gloxylase I-like metalloprotein, with product MLRLNRVHHIAIICADYQKSKHFYTDILGLKIVREVYREQRQSYKLDLEVGDLYQIELFSFPEPPTRPSHPEAAGLRHLAFEVDNIDEAVAHLTAARVVTEPIRVDECTGKRFTFFADPDGLPLELYEK from the coding sequence ATGCTGAGGCTAAACCGGGTACATCACATAGCTATTATTTGTGCCGACTACCAAAAGTCGAAGCATTTTTATACTGATATACTGGGTTTAAAAATAGTACGCGAGGTTTATCGCGAACAGCGACAATCATACAAGCTTGATCTGGAAGTCGGCGACCTCTACCAGATCGAGCTTTTTTCATTTCCGGAGCCGCCTACTCGTCCATCACATCCCGAAGCAGCAGGTCTGCGCCATTTAGCCTTTGAGGTTGATAATATTGATGAAGCTGTGGCTCACCTGACGGCGGCTCGCGTTGTAACCGAACCCATTCGTGTAGATGAATGTACTGGCAAACGTTTCACCTTTTTTGCCGATCCGGATGGCTTGCCATTGGAGCTTTACGAAAAGTAA
- a CDS encoding tRNA1(Val) (adenine(37)-N6)-methyltransferase → MKINTDGVLLGALADFQEPSSILDIGTGTGVIALMLAQRFLSAQIDAVEIDKTAASTAMKNFENSPFVGRLTLYPYGFEDFFAAHPDKKYDLIVSNPPFYINSLQSPGAKKTLAKHTDKAFFDQLMHDVSAHITTNGVCWLILPTETAVLVKQSALQYGLYPKKIITLHSFKADAPHREILALGFDTQQAEEEQFVIYDAPKVYGKEYQEVLKEFLTIF, encoded by the coding sequence ATGAAAATCAATACCGACGGCGTGTTACTGGGGGCGCTTGCTGATTTTCAGGAACCATCATCCATCTTAGATATAGGTACGGGTACCGGAGTAATAGCCCTGATGCTGGCCCAGCGTTTTCTATCCGCACAAATTGACGCAGTAGAGATTGATAAAACCGCTGCCTCAACAGCAATGAAAAATTTCGAAAATTCACCTTTTGTCGGTCGCTTAACCTTATATCCATACGGGTTTGAAGATTTTTTTGCAGCTCATCCCGATAAAAAATACGACCTTATCGTTTCTAATCCGCCTTTTTACATCAACTCTTTGCAATCTCCCGGAGCGAAGAAAACTTTAGCTAAACACACAGATAAAGCTTTTTTTGATCAGTTGATGCATGATGTATCGGCTCATATTACTACTAATGGCGTTTGCTGGCTGATACTACCGACAGAAACTGCTGTACTGGTAAAGCAATCGGCCTTACAATATGGACTTTACCCAAAAAAAATCATTACACTACACTCTTTTAAAGCGGACGCACCTCATAGAGAAATATTGGCTTTGGGTTTTGATACTCAGCAAGCTGAAGAAGAGCAATTTGTGATCTATGATGCACCTAAGGTTTACGGCAAGGAATATCAGGAGGTATTGAAAGAATTTTTGACGATTTTTTGA
- a CDS encoding metallophosphoesterase family protein gives MTRIGLLSDTHSYLDDAVFKHFENCDEIWHAGDFGTVELADKLAAFKPLKGVYGNIDGKDVRLVYPENLRFNCEGVDVWMTHIGGYPGKYSPAVKKEIYLNPPKLFISGHSHILKVMSDKTIGCLHLNPGAAGQQGWHKVRTLMRFNIDGDKIQDLQIIELQGRW, from the coding sequence ATGACCCGAATAGGCCTTTTATCTGATACCCACAGCTATCTTGACGATGCCGTTTTTAAGCATTTTGAAAATTGCGATGAAATATGGCATGCGGGCGATTTCGGAACTGTAGAACTGGCTGATAAACTGGCGGCATTTAAGCCGTTGAAAGGAGTTTACGGTAACATTGATGGAAAAGATGTAAGATTGGTTTATCCCGAAAACTTGCGTTTTAACTGCGAAGGAGTTGATGTATGGATGACGCACATAGGGGGCTATCCAGGTAAATATAGTCCGGCTGTAAAAAAGGAGATCTATTTGAATCCGCCAAAGCTGTTTATTTCAGGGCATTCGCATATATTAAAGGTAATGTCCGATAAGACCATCGGTTGCCTGCACCTTAATCCCGGAGCCGCCGGGCAGCAGGGGTGGCATAAAGTGCGCACCCTCATGCGTTTTAATATTGACGGCGATAAAATTCAGGACCTGCAGATTATTGAGCTGCAGGGGAGGTGGTGA
- the rnhA gene encoding ribonuclease HI codes for MIEIFTDGASSGNPGPGGYGVILRSGKHYKELSEGFRKTTNNRMELLAVIKGLEALKTPNQQVMIFSDSKYVIDAIEKRWLNGWLQKGFAGKKNKDLWLRYLDISKHHQIKFTWVRGHNGHPENERCDELAVAAGKQKPLLIDSVFEVENAKTGLM; via the coding sequence ATGATCGAGATTTTTACAGACGGGGCGTCGAGCGGTAATCCGGGACCGGGTGGTTATGGGGTGATATTGCGTTCGGGCAAACACTATAAGGAACTGTCTGAAGGTTTTCGCAAAACCACCAATAACCGCATGGAGCTATTGGCGGTAATTAAAGGACTGGAGGCTTTAAAAACGCCCAACCAGCAGGTCATGATCTTTTCCGATTCTAAATATGTTATTGATGCCATTGAAAAACGCTGGCTAAATGGCTGGCTGCAAAAAGGTTTCGCCGGCAAAAAGAACAAAGACCTTTGGCTGCGTTATCTTGACATCAGTAAACACCACCAGATTAAATTTACATGGGTACGCGGTCACAACGGTCACCCAGAAAATGAGCGTTGTGATGAGCTGGCCGTTGCTGCAGGTAAACAAAAACCGCTTCTTATAGATTCTGTTTTTGAGGTAGAAAATGCGAAAACGGGGTTGATGTGA
- a CDS encoding heavy metal translocating P-type ATPase, producing the protein MAEQLIELNVTGMHCNNCALSVHKLLEKKGLHNILVDFASEEVKFSTDDSAKLPEIKKEIENLGFKVIDDIAQHSPAFYEKIENKFIFCTLFTAPLLLGMVLPWRFLHQPIIQLILCLPVFMVGCLHFGKSAWSSVKGGTPNMDVLIFIGSTSAFIYSLVGTIQNLGEQYQFYETCATIITLVLLGNVFEKRSVTQTTSAVKDLIKFQQVNANRVINGSVEVISTKEVRPGDTLLVNQGDKIPVDGEILSGSASVDEAMLTGESLPVEKEKYDKVIGGTILLSGNIHMLATKVGSNTILSQIIDLMKKAQAAKPPIQKLGDKVAGIFVPAVLTIALLTFILTYYVGGAGIQHALMNAIAVMVISCPCAMGLATPTAVMVGLGRAAKNGILIKGGDTIEAVANTKYVVFDKTGTLTTGKFNINDIKAEPGVDVKLVRGIILAIEERSNHPIARSLVNGLKKLPNQKIILKTAREEKGLGMRAEDVDGNNYFLGTAKAGNESHFNLSLYKNQKLLAQIAIDDEIKPETEALIAKLKEMGIKPVLLSGDKKDRCLKVAAAIGIKVVHAEKLPDEKLKVIDIYNQKGKTIMIGDGINDAPALTKADVGVSMNDASHVAIQSASVVLLNTDLHSVIKFLQISQHTLLTIKQNLFWAFAYNIIAIPVAALGFLNPMVGAFTMAFSDVVVIGNSLRLKIKKI; encoded by the coding sequence ATGGCTGAGCAATTAATTGAACTGAATGTAACAGGAATGCATTGTAATAATTGCGCACTATCTGTACATAAACTCCTCGAAAAAAAAGGCTTACATAATATCCTGGTCGATTTTGCCAGCGAAGAAGTAAAATTCTCAACCGACGACAGCGCCAAACTGCCGGAAATAAAAAAAGAAATAGAAAATCTGGGTTTTAAGGTTATTGATGATATTGCCCAGCATTCGCCCGCATTTTACGAAAAAATAGAGAACAAATTCATTTTCTGCACCTTGTTTACCGCGCCGCTACTGCTTGGCATGGTATTACCCTGGCGCTTTTTACATCAGCCAATAATACAGTTAATATTATGCCTGCCTGTGTTTATGGTGGGCTGCCTTCATTTTGGCAAAAGTGCCTGGAGTTCGGTTAAAGGTGGTACCCCAAATATGGATGTGCTGATATTTATAGGCTCTACTTCGGCATTTATATATAGCCTGGTGGGTACTATTCAAAACCTGGGTGAGCAATATCAATTTTATGAAACCTGCGCCACCATTATTACGCTGGTGCTATTGGGCAATGTATTCGAAAAACGATCTGTTACCCAAACCACTTCGGCGGTAAAAGACCTGATCAAATTTCAGCAGGTTAATGCAAACCGGGTTATCAACGGCAGTGTAGAGGTGATCAGTACTAAGGAGGTACGCCCCGGCGATACCCTGCTGGTTAACCAGGGCGACAAAATACCTGTTGACGGCGAAATACTTTCGGGCAGCGCCTCTGTTGATGAAGCCATGCTCACCGGCGAAAGTTTACCGGTAGAAAAAGAAAAATACGATAAAGTTATAGGAGGCACCATACTACTTAGCGGCAATATACACATGCTGGCCACCAAAGTAGGTTCCAATACTATCCTGTCGCAAATTATCGACCTCATGAAAAAAGCGCAGGCTGCCAAACCCCCTATTCAAAAACTGGGCGATAAAGTGGCTGGCATATTTGTTCCGGCGGTACTGACCATAGCGCTGCTTACTTTTATACTCACTTACTATGTCGGCGGGGCTGGTATTCAGCACGCGCTAATGAATGCTATAGCAGTAATGGTAATATCATGCCCCTGTGCCATGGGTCTGGCCACACCCACAGCGGTAATGGTTGGCCTGGGGCGTGCTGCTAAAAACGGTATCCTGATTAAAGGCGGCGACACTATTGAAGCGGTGGCTAATACCAAATATGTGGTATTTGATAAAACAGGAACCTTAACCACCGGCAAGTTCAATATTAATGATATCAAGGCCGAGCCCGGTGTTGATGTGAAACTGGTTAGGGGTATTATTTTAGCTATTGAAGAAAGATCAAACCATCCTATTGCCCGTTCTCTGGTAAACGGATTAAAAAAATTGCCCAATCAAAAAATAATATTGAAAACAGCCCGTGAAGAAAAAGGACTGGGCATGCGCGCTGAAGATGTAGACGGTAATAATTATTTCCTGGGAACAGCCAAAGCCGGCAATGAATCGCACTTTAACCTATCGTTGTATAAAAACCAAAAGCTGCTGGCACAAATAGCTATTGACGACGAGATAAAACCTGAAACCGAAGCACTGATAGCCAAACTTAAAGAAATGGGTATTAAACCCGTTCTGCTAAGCGGTGATAAAAAAGACCGCTGCCTAAAGGTCGCTGCTGCCATTGGTATTAAGGTCGTGCATGCCGAAAAACTGCCGGACGAAAAGTTAAAGGTTATTGACATTTATAACCAAAAAGGCAAAACCATTATGATAGGCGACGGCATAAACGATGCGCCTGCACTAACCAAAGCCGATGTAGGCGTTTCTATGAACGATGCCAGTCACGTGGCTATACAATCGGCCAGTGTGGTGCTCCTGAATACCGATCTGCATTCGGTTATTAAATTTTTGCAGATCAGCCAGCATACGCTGCTTACCATAAAGCAAAACCTGTTCTGGGCCTTTGCCTACAATATTATAGCCATCCCCGTTGCCGCCCTGGGCTTTTTAAACCCAATGGTAGGTGCCTTCACTATGGCGTTCTCGGATGTAGTGGTTATAGGTAATTCATTGAGATTAAAAATCAAAAAGATTTAG
- a CDS encoding recombinase family protein — MKSAYIYVRVSTDEQRRRGYSLIEQEERLLEYCATNNIQVSGVFREDHSAKDFNRPEWKKLIKTIKKNKNSPPGNVLFLKWDRFSRNIQYAYQMIEILKDLNIQAMAIDQPIDFEVPEAIVILAIYLSIPQAENSRRGKNTSDGLRRAKKMGRYAGKAPIGYQNVATPDGMKFILPKQPEADHVKWSFEQFATGNYTINQVAKMASLNGLRYKENVRRLLRNPIYCGFITIAASKSEDMQLIKGIHEPLISEELFETVQALLISRRRQRGIKQSMKPLFPLRGFLTCPNCARRLTGSISTGRNAKYRYYHCYSPKCKVRFKADELEKDYEMHLKNIQVAPGVLELFKLILEDENIFTARKKLLKEREALFNEFSKQEAFMLRVRKLLVEDKIDYEDFHSLKREQKEKSYFLNERLIELNQKISKNEIDSEKEWLCFNPDILFSYKNQDIVSQRQIISQLQPTSINPLTGNLNFLQIDPGLSKIIIYNPNSAR, encoded by the coding sequence ATGAAATCAGCCTATATCTATGTTCGAGTAAGTACCGATGAACAAAGGCGCCGAGGCTATTCTCTTATTGAACAAGAAGAACGTCTTTTAGAATATTGCGCGACAAATAACATTCAGGTATCCGGAGTTTTTCGAGAAGACCACTCTGCAAAAGATTTTAACCGCCCGGAATGGAAAAAGCTTATCAAAACGATCAAGAAAAATAAGAACAGCCCTCCAGGTAATGTTCTATTTCTTAAGTGGGATCGTTTCAGTCGCAATATTCAATACGCGTATCAGATGATCGAAATACTTAAGGATCTGAATATTCAAGCTATGGCCATCGATCAACCAATTGACTTTGAGGTTCCTGAAGCTATAGTAATACTTGCTATCTATTTATCGATTCCGCAGGCTGAAAATAGCCGACGTGGCAAAAACACTTCGGATGGATTAAGAAGAGCAAAAAAAATGGGCAGGTATGCCGGAAAGGCACCTATTGGTTATCAAAATGTAGCTACACCCGATGGTATGAAGTTTATTTTGCCAAAACAACCCGAAGCGGATCACGTCAAATGGTCATTCGAACAATTTGCAACAGGAAATTATACCATTAATCAAGTCGCAAAAATGGCTAGTTTGAATGGCCTCAGATATAAAGAAAACGTTCGACGGTTACTTCGAAATCCCATTTACTGTGGTTTTATAACCATAGCTGCCAGCAAGAGTGAAGATATGCAATTAATAAAAGGGATTCATGAGCCTCTTATTTCAGAGGAGCTATTTGAGACCGTCCAGGCACTATTAATTAGCAGGCGCAGACAACGAGGTATAAAGCAGAGTATGAAACCCCTGTTTCCTTTACGCGGATTTTTAACCTGTCCAAACTGTGCTCGCAGGCTAACGGGGAGTATATCTACAGGAAGAAATGCAAAATATCGTTATTACCATTGTTACTCCCCTAAATGTAAAGTTCGATTTAAAGCAGATGAATTGGAAAAAGATTACGAGATGCATTTGAAAAATATTCAGGTTGCACCAGGGGTTCTTGAACTGTTCAAACTTATTTTGGAAGACGAAAATATTTTTACAGCAAGAAAAAAATTATTAAAAGAGCGAGAAGCTTTATTTAATGAGTTCTCTAAACAAGAAGCATTTATGTTGCGGGTGAGAAAATTGCTTGTCGAGGACAAGATAGACTATGAAGACTTCCACAGTTTAAAAAGAGAACAAAAAGAAAAATCATATTTCTTAAATGAAAGGCTAATTGAACTAAATCAAAAAATCAGTAAAAATGAAATTGATTCAGAAAAAGAATGGCTGTGCTTTAACCCTGATATCTTATTCTCGTACAAAAACCAAGATATAGTATCACAGCGGCAAATTATTAGCCAGTTGCAACCCACATCGATAAACCCACTAACTGGAAACCTCAATTTCCTACAAATTGATCCAGGATTGTCTAAGATTATTATTTACAATCCAAACTCTGCAAGATAG
- a CDS encoding phage exclusion protein Lit family protein, producing MSEETTLPIRCLYDEITNFFEAKELAGKLNQAIMSNQLSRGIFIDPYPAKLEAPFADFDDRGIKLQATYLAYLWCLCYVMIAFQQMTIDQAEEEIISLSRSPECLQLNEMFEWAISLAESYSDWPQHFPNPEQRGQRIVQANALFLFAVRYLMYHEVGHLLLHSNSAAFLYEKYRLKQFSKDDSRRLTNMEIQADDYAIDLLLGISATEEARYMNMIGAAVVQVAGLFTLKDDDIRGGYTHPDIDVRLKRLAKRAVFDQQVHELFFDVTISIGWQVFFHRFRVPFLPADKAAWRLTDFSDLFKLIDQKVCERKSHYHQSEPLLFFRK from the coding sequence ATGAGTGAAGAAACAACATTACCAATCAGGTGCCTTTACGATGAGATCACTAATTTCTTTGAAGCTAAAGAGCTTGCGGGGAAGTTAAACCAAGCTATTATGAGCAACCAGTTGAGCCGGGGCATTTTCATCGACCCGTATCCGGCGAAACTGGAAGCGCCATTTGCGGATTTTGATGACCGGGGAATTAAACTACAGGCTACTTACTTAGCGTACCTGTGGTGTCTATGTTATGTGATGATAGCCTTTCAACAAATGACTATCGACCAGGCTGAAGAAGAAATTATCAGTTTAAGTCGTTCACCGGAATGTCTACAGTTAAATGAAATGTTTGAATGGGCGATATCTTTGGCTGAAAGTTATTCGGATTGGCCTCAACATTTTCCAAACCCGGAACAACGAGGCCAAAGAATTGTACAAGCTAACGCCTTGTTTCTTTTTGCGGTGCGCTACCTCATGTACCATGAAGTAGGTCATTTGCTGTTACACAGTAATTCTGCCGCCTTCCTTTATGAAAAATATCGGCTGAAGCAATTTAGCAAGGATGACAGCAGGCGATTGACAAATATGGAGATACAGGCGGATGACTATGCCATTGATTTGCTTTTGGGTATTTCGGCCACCGAAGAGGCCCGATATATGAATATGATCGGTGCGGCTGTTGTACAGGTAGCAGGTTTGTTTACTCTGAAAGATGACGACATAAGGGGCGGCTATACACATCCGGATATTGATGTACGTTTAAAGCGGCTTGCCAAACGTGCGGTATTTGACCAGCAGGTGCATGAGCTATTTTTTGATGTGACCATTTCCATAGGCTGGCAGGTGTTCTTCCATCGTTTTCGTGTACCATTCCTGCCCGCAGATAAAGCCGCCTGGCGCTTAACGGATTTCAGTGACCTGTTCAAGCTCATCGATCAAAAAGTCTGTGAAAGGAAATCACACTATCACCAATCCGAACCGTTATTGTTTTTCAGAAAATAA
- a CDS encoding BTB/POZ domain-containing protein produces the protein MPELTDFQKQYLESLRIEEAEQLAANSEIINKFKDQLAQNGISLTDDNFKYYQTSGIIANYPGIISVLNDTLVKDKEGLLRYDVLINEFQRKPFAAGYLYADEFALMAHHYFRRGYHPINSFSPCFIELFWGLKDNQIEKYIALDSDSVRVDINGHGMFERDTWFGANFDKEIASIADDIVKLRPPLDLKASLVSFFFANAYSLDIKWVTKEGIKTFQAEEFKTEEVTITKGGEEYFPARYIHAEYDLEKKVFRHFDGAIHFYTLDEYIARRDSDFNYNMKNANQIKTISQKLFKMNGIVPVEKWIEFTSHFFTGNPLIIEYFEGEYPQHIKEMLEKVKYLHQHNRKDSLLS, from the coding sequence ATGCCTGAGTTAACAGATTTTCAAAAACAATATTTAGAATCTTTACGCATAGAAGAAGCCGAACAATTAGCGGCTAACTCGGAAATTATAAACAAGTTTAAGGATCAGTTAGCGCAAAATGGCATATCCTTAACTGACGATAATTTTAAATACTATCAGACATCCGGTATCATAGCAAATTATCCGGGTATAATCAGTGTGTTAAACGATACATTAGTTAAAGACAAGGAAGGGTTATTACGTTATGATGTCCTTATCAATGAATTTCAAAGAAAGCCTTTTGCCGCAGGTTATTTGTACGCCGATGAATTTGCATTAATGGCGCATCATTATTTCAGACGGGGTTATCATCCGATCAATAGCTTTTCACCATGTTTTATTGAATTATTTTGGGGCCTAAAGGATAATCAGATTGAAAAATACATTGCGCTTGATTCCGACAGTGTTCGCGTGGATATCAATGGCCATGGAATGTTTGAACGCGATACCTGGTTTGGCGCAAATTTTGACAAAGAGATTGCCAGTATAGCGGATGATATCGTAAAGCTGCGCCCGCCATTGGATTTAAAGGCTTCATTAGTATCCTTCTTTTTTGCAAATGCTTATAGTCTGGATATTAAATGGGTGACAAAAGAGGGGATAAAGACTTTCCAGGCGGAGGAGTTTAAAACGGAAGAGGTAACCATAACCAAAGGTGGTGAAGAATATTTTCCGGCGAGGTATATCCACGCTGAATATGATTTAGAAAAAAAAGTTTTCAGGCATTTCGATGGGGCTATTCATTTTTATACGCTGGACGAATATATTGCCCGCAGGGATTCAGACTTTAATTACAACATGAAAAATGCTAATCAAATTAAAACAATTTCCCAGAAGTTGTTTAAGATGAATGGCATTGTACCTGTCGAAAAATGGATTGAGTTTACAAGTCACTTTTTTACGGGAAACCCTTTAATAATCGAATATTTTGAAGGAGAATATCCTCAGCACATCAAAGAAATGCTTGAAAAGGTTAAATATTTACATCAACATAATCGGAAAGATAGTTTACTGAGTTAA
- a CDS encoding DUF4145 domain-containing protein encodes MNKKTWTDWQVNKPCPNCHIGHLISVDNKFVQSETRESAMLTNDEPSYPYTDYVFTEHLKCDQCSEIVMAMGFKFEDNYPNPDGDHNMSINYSAFIPAPHIIEIPKSCPDAVKKILIQSFGLYWMDENSCANKIRVSIEALMDALKVRKTKITRRGRENVMLHNRILEYKLRNPDVSQYLLAIKWIGNSGSHLSDVSKEHILDAYKLLEYALELIYNDKKKDLTKMSKAINKRRKPI; translated from the coding sequence ATGAATAAAAAAACATGGACAGATTGGCAAGTGAATAAACCATGTCCAAACTGCCATATTGGTCACCTTATTTCGGTTGATAACAAATTTGTACAGTCTGAAACCAGGGAATCTGCAATGCTTACAAATGATGAACCATCATATCCTTATACGGATTATGTATTTACCGAACATCTGAAATGCGATCAATGTAGTGAGATTGTAATGGCGATGGGATTTAAATTCGAGGATAACTATCCTAATCCAGATGGGGATCATAATATGTCTATTAATTACTCGGCCTTCATTCCTGCGCCTCATATCATAGAAATACCCAAATCATGTCCTGATGCCGTCAAAAAGATATTAATTCAATCTTTCGGGTTATACTGGATGGATGAAAACTCTTGCGCAAATAAAATCAGGGTTTCCATAGAAGCATTAATGGATGCATTGAAGGTCCGAAAAACAAAAATTACGCGTAGAGGTCGTGAGAATGTGATGCTACATAACCGCATTTTAGAGTATAAACTCAGAAATCCTGACGTTTCGCAGTACCTGCTTGCAATAAAGTGGATTGGCAATAGCGGTAGCCATTTATCTGACGTTTCCAAAGAGCATATACTTGATGCTTACAAGTTATTGGAATATGCGTTGGAATTAATATATAACGACAAGAAAAAGGATTTGACTAAAATGAGCAAAGCAATTAACAAGCGTAGGAAGCCGATTTAA